One segment of Myxocyprinus asiaticus isolate MX2 ecotype Aquarium Trade chromosome 41, UBuf_Myxa_2, whole genome shotgun sequence DNA contains the following:
- the LOC127431970 gene encoding divergent protein kinase domain 1C-like, with protein MWRSLHRALGSPRGGSVLRWLGMKVCRRSALLVVLLWLAFWLFLNGLVFVHRNMFSDFCTDDKSKQILQRVCDEYQQGVLTGDLCEDLCVAGQVEYKRCLYYENGKKVMAASWRGVPVVLKSKLENFSSYEALALLEYQDAAGGMGSEEELSPLDVVFYATLEIKNSLGLETGTNLTLPRLWGQRLKEKERTYSRAELASLWALLQQEEYTFLKVLQDLTHHVAKILGSCGHFYAVEYLVAGHAWDQNIFSLEELSLSPSPRPWSGEERTLTARDMVPRVALSFLEMVEHFDNDFSHRLHLCDIKPENFAIRKDLTVVAIDVDMAFFEPKMRDILEQNCTIDNDCNFFDCISKCDRSKKRCGPKRKNSNLQVICEKIFRPWFSPTLLGAKAGLPLQVELQRAVQECAETDSREEDERRRVVRQQLQALLTELIQEDTGNQGEGQEHNMRRVHTALNF; from the exons ATGTGGCGGTCCCTGCACAGGGCCCTGGGGTCTCCCCGCGGGGGCTCCGTCCTCAGGTGGCTGGGGATGAAGGTGTGCCGTAGGAGTGCTTTGCTTGTAGTTCTGCTCTGGCTGGCCTTTTGGCTCTTCCTCAACGGTCTGGTGTTCGTTCACAGGAACATGTTCTCTGACTTCTGCACCGACGACAAGAGCAAACAGATTCTGCAGAGGGTG TGTGACGAGTATCAGCAGGGAGTACTGACCGGTGACCTCTGCGAAGACCTCTGTGTGGCCGGTCAAGTGGAATACAAACGCTGCCTCTATTATGAGAATGGCAAGAAGGTCATGGCCGCCAGTTGGCGTGGAGTGCCTGTTGTTCTCAAGTCTAAGCTGGAGAATTTCTCTTCCTATGAGGCTTTAGCTCTGCTAGAGTACCAGGATGCAGCTGGTGGGATGGGGAGCGAGGAAGAGCTCTCACCTCTGGATGTCGTATTCTATGCCACCCTGGAGATCAAGAACTCTCTTGGCTTGGAGACAGGAACTAATTTGACTTTGCCACGACTTTGGGGCCAGAGGCTGAAGGAGAAAGAGAGGACTTACTCGCGAGCGGAACTGGCCTCACTCTGGGCTCTGCTTCAACAAGAGGAGTACACGTTCCTCAAAGTGCTACAGGATTTAACCCACCATGTGGCCAAGATCCTGGGCTCTTGTGGTCACTTTTATGCCGTGGAGTACTTGGTGGCTGGACATGCATGGGACCAAAACATCTTCTCATTGGAGGAGCTGTCGCTCAGCCCGTCACCGAGGCCCTGGAGTGGGGAGGAAAGGACGTTAACCGCAAGAGATATGGTACCCAGAGTGGCCCTGAGCTTTCTAGAGATGGTGGAGCATTTTGACAATGACTTTTCGCACCGCTTGCACCTTTGTGATATCAAGCCAGAGAACTTTGCTATCAGGAAGGACCTGACG GTGGTGGCAATAGATGTGGACATGGCTTTTTTTGAGCCCAAAATGAGAGACATACTTGAGCAAAACTGCACCATTGACAATGACTGCAACTTCTTCGACTGCATTTCCAAGTGTGACAGAAGTAAAAAGAGATGTGGACCAAAACGCAAAAACAGCAACCTTCAG GTGATCTGTGAAAAGATCTTCAGGCCTTGGTTTTCTCCCACGCTGCTCGGCGCTAAAGCAGGGCTCCCCCTACAGGTGGAGCTGCAGCGAGCCGTGCAGGAATGTGCAGAGACAGACAGCAGGGAAGAAGATGAGCGCAGGCGGGTGGTACGACAGCAGCTACAGGCTCTCCTCACGGAGCTTATtcaggaggacacaggaaaccAGGGTGAAGGCCAGGAACACAATATGAGACGAGTCCATACGGCACTTAACTTCTAA